A genomic window from Fibrobacterota bacterium includes:
- a CDS encoding HEAT repeat domain-containing protein, with protein MTAWRYALPSNAASAADPSHLLLAASFLDGLSLPAQVAAWTILAATIFSIGLLLAILVLHLVNSRRTRRTELLSKQWLITLISPESVPSALHVEEGYLVAFMRTWLHLLESLRGDFRERLLSFLRRSEIPQHLRMRLRKAGAAERILCLETLGSVQDLFSTEAILPLVRESDPIVSLHAATALLSINPQDLIQELLPHFLWREDWPLSRVHSFLRAAPSDLVGEHLARFVRSCGPACPPRALRLLELLPHQARSEILTELLGNADPLPVSTQCILLGSIHDPGVANLARDRIRHPQWPVLLAAVRALGRVGNLEDIPAMTDLLDHPQWWVRYRAAGAIVSLPQLKPIQVELLAAQHPDPLAGDMLRFALAERSLA; from the coding sequence ATGACCGCCTGGAGGTACGCCTTGCCATCCAATGCGGCATCGGCGGCTGATCCGTCCCACCTGCTGCTGGCGGCATCGTTCCTCGACGGCCTGAGCCTTCCCGCGCAGGTCGCCGCCTGGACCATCCTGGCGGCCACCATCTTCAGCATCGGACTCCTGCTGGCCATCCTCGTCCTGCATCTGGTCAATTCCCGTCGCACGCGCCGCACGGAGCTTCTGAGCAAGCAATGGCTGATCACGCTGATTTCCCCCGAATCCGTGCCATCGGCTTTGCACGTCGAGGAGGGGTATCTCGTGGCGTTCATGCGGACCTGGCTCCACCTCCTGGAATCCTTGCGCGGAGACTTCCGCGAACGCCTGCTTTCCTTCCTGCGCCGCTCGGAGATCCCCCAACACCTGCGCATGCGCTTGCGCAAGGCCGGTGCGGCCGAACGCATCCTCTGCTTGGAAACCCTCGGATCCGTCCAGGACCTCTTCAGCACCGAGGCCATTCTTCCGCTGGTGCGCGAAAGCGATCCCATCGTCTCCCTGCACGCGGCCACGGCCCTGTTGTCCATCAATCCGCAGGATCTGATCCAGGAGCTTCTGCCCCATTTTCTCTGGCGGGAGGATTGGCCCCTTTCGCGCGTCCACTCCTTCCTGCGCGCCGCCCCGAGCGACTTGGTCGGGGAACACCTCGCGCGCTTCGTGCGCTCCTGCGGCCCGGCCTGTCCGCCCAGGGCGTTGCGCCTGCTGGAACTGCTTCCCCACCAGGCGCGATCCGAAATCCTGACCGAATTGCTCGGCAATGCGGATCCGCTACCGGTCTCGACGCAATGCATCCTGCTCGGATCGATCCACGACCCCGGCGTGGCGAACCTGGCGCGCGACAGAATCCGGCATCCACAATGGCCCGTTTTGCTGGCGGCCGTGCGAGCCCTGGGGAGGGTGGGAAACCTCGAGGACATCCCCGCCATGACCGATCTTCTGGACCACCCCCAGTGGTGGGTTCGCTACCGCGCCGCCGGGGCGATCGTCTCGCTGCCCCAACTCAAGCCCATCCAGGTGGAGCTTCTGGCCGCCCAACATCCGGATCCGCTGGCCGGCGACATGTTGCGCTTCGCCTTGGCGGAACGGAGCCTGGCATGA
- the yaiO gene encoding YaiO family outer membrane beta-barrel protein codes for MIALATLALAALTGSPEGPSVSASAAFARLDAPQGAPNWSEFSGGLAWKAARWNTGVSATMVRRWDLDDLQGEFQAGHKLSESVSWEATASLGGQERFLPSWATSAALVKTLPQGWVGTVGLRLADYREWKVFVPKILCERYIRAWRLGAGTALPWPQGMEPTLDVRVLGGWDWSDRGGIGIDASYAREAERDGNVLLDRRSTSTTLSVRQELGARVIVRPAISWTRLETVHDRLEVRLAIQCGIGG; via the coding sequence ATGATCGCCCTGGCCACCTTGGCGCTCGCTGCCCTGACCGGGAGCCCGGAAGGGCCGAGCGTTTCGGCTTCCGCCGCTTTCGCTCGGCTGGATGCCCCCCAGGGAGCTCCGAACTGGAGCGAATTTTCCGGCGGACTGGCCTGGAAAGCGGCTCGGTGGAACACGGGAGTGTCCGCCACCATGGTGCGCCGTTGGGACCTGGATGATCTCCAGGGGGAATTCCAGGCAGGACATAAACTGTCAGAATCGGTTTCGTGGGAGGCGACCGCCAGCCTGGGTGGCCAGGAGCGCTTCCTTCCATCCTGGGCGACGAGCGCGGCGCTGGTCAAGACCCTCCCCCAAGGCTGGGTGGGCACGGTCGGCCTGCGTTTGGCCGATTACCGGGAATGGAAAGTCTTCGTGCCAAAAATCCTTTGCGAGCGCTACATCCGCGCCTGGCGCCTGGGAGCGGGCACCGCCCTCCCCTGGCCGCAGGGCATGGAACCCACCCTCGATGTGCGTGTCCTGGGAGGGTGGGACTGGAGCGATCGAGGTGGAATCGGGATCGACGCCAGCTACGCCCGGGAAGCCGAACGCGATGGAAACGTGCTTCTCGATCGACGCTCCACCTCGACGACCCTCTCGGTGCGCCAAGAACTCGGCGCTCGCGTGATCGTCCGCCCGGCGATTTCCTGGACCCGACTGGAAACCGTCCATGACCGCCTGGAGGTACGCCTTGCCATCCAATGCGGCATCGGCGGCTGA